Genomic DNA from Falsibacillus albus:
GACGGGCACCAGATTCCTGTTCTGATTCCCTTCATTTCGATTTCCGCTCGTGACGGGCATCTGACCTCCATGCTGATAACAAATAAAAGCTATAAACACAAGAAATTACAATAGGACATCCCTTTATATGGAGCTGTACATTGTAATTATGATCTTATATGTTTAGGTACAATTGGGTATTTAAGGGATTTTACCCAAATGAAGCTTTCCTTTAAAGTGAAAAAGTAGTATACTATAATCATGCATTAATATTAACGATGAAAGGAGTTTGCAGATTGAATTCTCACGAAAGAACCACCTCTATAAACACTACTACCCAAAACCTCGCCCGAGCCTTATTTACAGTCAACCGGCACGCAAAGACTGCGACTAACCCTAAATTCCTTTATAATTTGAAGAGACAAGCTATCTGTAAAATGATCAAAGAAGGAAAAGCGAAAAAAATCGGCCTGCATTTTTCTGAAAATCCAAAGTTTAGCAAACAGCAATCCGACGTTTTGGTTAAATGCGGCGAATATTTGTTTCATATCCCCCCTTCAAAGGATGACTTCGAAAACCTTACCCATCTTGGGCAATTGGATCACTCTACCCGCAACCCCAATTACCGCATGCCATTAAATCAAGCAAAAAAGCTGCTGCAGCAATACACAGGCTTTAAAGAAAAAACGGACAGCAAGCATAAAAAAAGCACGTATACAAAGCCGGTCTTCAAGAAATTGGGCGACAGCTTTTTTTAAGCTTTCTAAAATCCATATAACAAAAAGCTGTCCCTCTATTAGGACAGCTTTTTTAATTTAGCCAATACTTTCAAAAACTCCTCTAATAAATCTGATGGCTCATCATGTTTTCTGTATTTTTCAAGCTGTTCACCGATTTGTTGATAATACCAAACTTGCTGCGCCTTCCCACGTTTGAATGAAGACCACATTTCATCTCCCAATCGTTCATGATGTTTCAATAAGGATGATGCATTATCCAGCTTATCGGCAGTAATCAATGCTTTTTCTTCGAAGCTTGCGGTTTTTATGCTGTTGATGGTATGGAGCTTCCGAGCTTCCCAGTTCAGGCTTTTATCTTCTGTATTCGCCTTTACAAGCATGCTGACCTTATCTCCAAATACATTTGTAATTTCATCCATTGTGATAGGTGTATCCTCAACAACGTCATGCAAGTATCCAGCAGCAATACACTCTTTTGATAAACCCGATTCTTCCAGCAGCCTCGCCACATTTTCTGCATGAACAAAATACGGCTCATCACTTAACCTTCGCTTTTGACCTAAATGAGCCGTAAAAGCAAAGTCCCTGGCTTTTTGAATTAAATGCAATTCCCATCTCCCCCCATCAAATTTCTGAATCGATCGATATTAATTTAATTAATGAATTGATCAATTTTTAAGACAAGCTCGGCTATTTCAGGTTTACTCACCTGTCCATCCGCACCGACCATATCACCTTTATGCCTCAAGTCATCTGTGATTAATGATGAAAAGATCAGTACAGGAATTTTCGATAACTGCGGATTGGATTTGATTTTCTTGGTTAAATGATGACCATCCATCTGCGGCATTTCTAGATCAGTGATGACCAAATTCACATTCACTGCAGCTGAATCCCCCGCTTCTTCCAAGTAGGCGTAAGCATCCTTTCCATTTTCGAAGAATTCTACATTCACATAACCTGCTTCGGCTAATGTATCATGAAGGAGCTTTCTGAGCAGCGGTGAATCCTCTGCCACAATGATCTTTTTACCTGAGCGCTCTCTTCGTCCCAATTTTTTAACCTTTTCAATATTGATCCCAGAGCTTGGATCGATATCCAACAAAATTTTTTCAAAGTCAATCATAAGGACCATTTCATCATCCCTCTTTATGACCCCGACAATCTGGACTGTACTCCCTTGGTACATTTCAGAAGGCTTTTCAATTTGGTCCCAGGAAATCCTATGTATTCTCGTCACATGATCAACATGGAAGACCACTTTTTGTTTATTGAATTCGGATACAATATATTTCTCGTCTGAAGATCCACTCTTTTCATTTTCCATTTCTAATGCTTTGGCAAGGTTGACGACAGGAAGCACCTCTCCCCGCAGCTGAATGATCCCCTCAACAATCGGATGTGAATGGGGAATTTTTGTGACCGGGACGGGTTGGATGATTTCCTTTACTTTTATTACGTTGATCCCGAATGTATTATTCAAAATTTTAAATTCAATGATTTCCAATTCATTCGTACCGGATTCCAGCAATATTCCTTTTTCATTTTTCATGAAAACAAACTCCTCCTTCATGATTAATTCATTATTCTACATTTATTTACTATATCATGAAAAGAAAGGAATTTTTCATACTAAATCTCTTAAACATAGCAATTTGAACAAAAAAAGAGTACAAATTCTTTATGAATTCATACTCCATTTCCGATATGTTTCAGGTTAATTATAATTTTCGCACCACATATGTTCCTGCAATCAAATCATGCAATGCCTGTTTCTTTTCTGTAAATGCTGCGATTATGTAGCCAATCATCAGGATGGAAGATAAAAAACTCATTGCAAGCAGCCTTCCGAGAGCTCGCCAAAAGGAAATCCGATTTCCGGCTACATCTGTAACTTTAAGTCCAAGCAGGAGCTTTCCAGGGGTTGCTTGGTACTTGGATGCATGAAATCCCGCAAAATAAAATATAGAACAAAGTAAATTTAAGATCATTAAGAATGCGTATGTGGCTAACATGCCAACAACCTGCCCGTTTGTCAATTGCGGCTCTCCATAGCCCGTTTCATTAACAGCATCGAAAAAGCCTGTTGGTACAAAAAACATGATTACAATCAGCACATTGATGATGCCAAGCGGAATGCCTAAAATCAGGCTATCGATTACATAGGCTCCAAACCGGACCCAAAAACCTGCATATGCCGGCTTTTTTTCATAAGAAAACTCTTGATTTTCTGCAGCCTCCATTGAAAAAAACCTCCATTTTTACCAAAATAAAGCAATAGAGAAAAATCATCTCCCACACATTATAATATAAATTGTAATAAGTTACTTTATTTTAATTAATCTTTTCTTTTTCTTTTTTCTCCTGCCAAACCGAAGCCAGCCTATTTTGACAAACATCATGAACATCATTGCGGCGATAAGGAACATAATCCCCAACACTACAAAATAAGAGTACTTCCATCTTAATTCAGGCATGTATTGAAAATTCATCCCATATAGCCCCGCTATGAAAGTCAATGGCATGAATATGGTTGTAATGACAGTCAACGTCATCATGATATTATTCATTTTGTCTGAATTGATGGAAAGATAGCTGTCTCTGACATCTGCTGAAAATTCACGATACGATTCAAGCATTTCCACAAGCTTGATCAGGTGATCATACACATCTTGAAAGTATAGCTGTTGATCTTTCAGGAAAGACATCCGATCAGAATGAAGAATGCGGTAAAGCAGATCCCTCATGGGCAGGAGCGATCTTCGGAGCTTGGACATTTCATGCCTGATATCAAACAATTTGTCCATCAATTCATTAATCGTTTCTTCTTCTGTATTATCCTCTATTACATTGAGCCGGTCTTCAATTTGATAGACTGGCGGAAAGAAATCATCGACAAGCTTATCGACAATGGCGTGCATGATTGAAAAAGGACTTTGGGAAGCACTGTCTTTCTTTTTCAATTGATCCCACAAATTATTGAGTTCTCTTACTGGTTTTTTATGTACTGTGACAATATATTTCTCGTTAATGAAAAGGTCCACCTCATAAGGGTCCAAACTTGAGACGTTCAGTGCGTGAAGGACAATGAAAAAATATTGATCATAAAAATCGATTTTCGGCCGCTGGCTGAAACCGTCCAGGCAGTCTTCGATAGCCAATGGGTGAAAATGAAACACCTTCGATAATTGTTTTGCTTCATTGTTGTTTGGGTTGGAAAAATCCACCCAATACCATTTTACATTTTTGTCTTTTACTGCACGGAGAGGGACGTCATACTTGATGGTACCATCCTGCAGACAGGTGCAAGTCCTGATCATGAAGCAGCTCCTTTACATTTCTTTTATTTTTGAATGTTTTATAATATTGTTTAAATTTCCATTTTTCACTAATTATTCTTCATGTGATGTTGGTTGGAGTAGAAGGTGCGGGACTCCGTAGAGATCAGCAGGCAAGGATCCCCCAGCGGAGCAAGGAGACTCATCGCCTGCCCTTCGGAAAGCGAGCAACCTGCAGGGAAAACAAGCTTGCACAAGTTTTGACGAATAGCAACAAGCTTTAGGAAAAGATAAAGTCTATCTTTTCTTTCTTTAACCCAAATGAATCACTTTTAACCTTTTTTTGCATGAATCCTTAAATTTAATGGTAGAATGAACGTACTAATATGCAGGAAGGAAGAATCCTCATGGAACACTTATTGAATCAGACTGTTAAAAACATCGAAATTTCAGGCATCAGAAAATTTTTCAATATGGTCAATGATTTCGATGATTTGGTTTCCTTAACGATCGGCCAACCAGATTTTCACACACCCCTACATATAAAAGAAGCTGGAGAATCGGCCATTCAGGAAAACTTCACTTCATACACCCATAATGCAGGGTATTTTTCTTTAAGGGAAGCTGCCTGTGATTTTGTAAAAGAAAAGTACGGACTTACATACGATCCAAATTCAGAAGTAATCGTGACCGTAGGTGCCAGTCAGGCGCTGGACATAGCCCTTAGAACAATTTTATCAAAGGGAGATGAAGTAATCATCCCCGGCCCTGTTTATCCTGGCTATGAGCCGCTTATCCGACTAAGCGGAGGGGTCCCGGTATATACTGATATTTCAAAGAATAAATTTCGAATGTCAGCAAAATTAATCAACGAGCAGATCACGGAAAAGACCAAATGCATCATACTTCCATATCCCTCAAACCCCACGGGAGTAAGTCTTTCAAAAGAAGAACTACTGGAAATTTCCGAATTGATCAAAGGGAAAGAAATCTTTATTCTAGCAGATGAAATATACAGTGAAATAGTATATGAACAGAATCATGTCAGCATTGCCAAGTTTTTAAGGGAGCAAACCATCCTGATCAATGGTTTATCCAAGTCCCATGCAATGACCGGATGGAGGATTGGGTTGTTATTCGCCCCATCAATCATTGCAAGACATATTCTGAAGGTGCATCAATATAATGTATCCTGTGCATCTTCGATTTCTCAGAAGGCTGCCCATGAAGCATTGGCCAATGGCAAATATGATGCAGTGGCTATGACGGATGAGTATAAAGAGCGGAGGGATTACGTATACGAGCGTCTGATGAACATGGGACTCGAAACAGTCCTTCCTGAAGGAGCTTTTTATTTTTTTGTTAAAATTCCGGAAACCATTAAGGAATCTTCCTTTGATTTCGCCGTCAAACTTGCCAAAGAAGGAAAATTGGCGGTTGTGCCGGGTAGTGCGTTTTCCAAGTATGGTGAAGGGTTTTTCAGGATATCCTACGCATGTGCTATGGAAACGTTGAAAGATGGCTTGGACAGGCTTCAAAGGTTTTTAGAATTGCATGAATAGCAAAAAGGCAAGGCGGAAGATTGAATTTCGCCTTGCCTTTTTAGTGAAACCCTATTTTTGATATTCCCCGTTATTTTTAGGGGCTTTTTCTTTTTTGGCTTTATCCTTATGGATTTTATTTGCTGCGGCGCTGCCAAATTCATGGGCAAATTCCTGGTTTAATACAGCAGAATCAAATCCTTTTTTATTTTTTTGATCTGCATCATTTTTTTTCGTACGTTTGGCCATACTTTTCCCTCCTTTTTTTTAGTTTGAGGGGTTGGACCATTTTTATTCATTTGAAAGCCAATATTTTATCAATGCCTGTGTTCCGCTATTTTCCTCACCATCATTACTTAGTTCCTCGTACATTTGCTTGGCCATTTTCAAACCTGGAAGCTTTAAATCCATTTTTTCGGCTTCTTCCAAGGCGATGCTCATATCCTTAATAAAATGCTTAATAAAGAATCCCGGTGAATAATCTTCTTTTAAGATTCGTGGAGCCAAATTGGATAGCGACCAGCTGCCGGCGGCTCCAAATGATATGCTTTCCAGCACAGTCCCGGCATTCAAACCTGCTTTCTCAGCATAAACCAATGCTTCACACACTCCAATCATATTGGAAGCGATGGCGATTTGATTGCACATTTTCGTATGCTGTCCGCTTCCAGCCCCACCTTGATAAACAATATTTTTCCCCATTGCACGGAATACTTCCCCCGCTGAACGGAAAGCCTCTTCATCACCGCCTGCCATGATGGTGAGCGTTCCATTTTTGGCTCCAATGTCACCACCGGATACAGGTGCATCTATTGCATGCATCCCCTTTTCCAATGCTTCCTTGTAAATTTTCTTGGCAAGAGTCGGGGTTGAAGTGGTCATATCAGCAAGTATTGTCCCAGGTTTGGCATTTGCGATAATTCCCTCAGCACCAAAATAAATGTCCTCTACATCTTTTGGATAGCCAACCATGGTAATGACCATATCTACTTGACTGGATAGATCCTTAATCGTATCGCACCAAAACGCACCTTCCTCCACCAGAACCTTTCCTTTTGAGTGCGTGCGATTATATATGTATACAGAATAACCTTCATTTATAAGGTTTCTCACCATTCCTTGACCCATGACACCAGTTCCAATGAAGCCTATTGTTCTTAATTCCAATGCTTTCACCCTTTCAAAATGGTTGGAAAATCATCATTGTTGAAATTCACTTTATATTAATTTTATCAGGTTTCATCCTTTGAAAAAAAAAAAGAGCCTGTTTTCACAGGCTCAAAAAAAGGGGGGTATGTGAGAAATCTCCAACTTTATGCTTGGTTATAGTATACCCCCTGCTAACTTGTTCAAACCTTTTTTTATATTTTTTTTTGCTCTCTTAAACACCGCTGTTGATTTCCGTCCAAGCCTTAGCTTTCCGTGGTCTCTAGGACTCCTCTTATCACGCAGGACATGGAATCAACGCCGCACGAAGAAGCATAATGTACGAGTCTACGACTAGCACTCCAATCAACATCTGGAAAGAGATAAAATCCGCCTATTTTTTTGATCCTATCCTAGTACCGTTTCAAAGAGCCTTATATGGATTTCACCATACCGCCATCGACCATGAAGGTACTTCCGGTCATATATGTATTTGAACTGGATGCCAAGAATACAATCACTTTGGCAAATTCATCAGGGGTCCCATAACGCCCCAATGGAATATTGCTTTTCATCCGTTCCTTGAACTGGTCAATATGCATCCCGATTTTTTCAGCATTCAAATCGTCCAAATGTTTGACTCGGTCAGTGTCAATCCTACCAGGTGCTACAGTATTGATTAAAATATTATACGGGGCCAATTCTTGTGCCAACGTTTTAGTCAGTCCTGCGATACCCGTTCGGAATGTATTGGACAAAATGAGACCTGGTATAGGTTCCTTGATTGAGGAGGAAGCAATATTGATGATGCTGCCACCAGCATCTTTCATCAATGGCAGTACTTCTCGGATCATTCGAACATAGGAAAGCAGGTTCAACTCAAAGGCATACTGCCATTCATCATCGCTCAGCTCATCAAATTTCCCTGCAGGAGGTCCACCAGAATTATTTATTAAGATATCAATTGATCCACTTTTTTTCCCTGCCCACTGGACAAGACTTTTAATTTGCTCATATTTTGTAATGTCACAAGGAAAGTAAGCCACCCTTCCGTCTAATCCTGATAAATCGGCTGCAGCCTGTGCCAGTTTTTCTTCATTCCGGCTCGTCAATATGACATTGGCACCTTCTCTAAGAAGTGCTTCCGCGATCGCTTTTCCCAGCCCTTGACTTGATGCAGCCACTAGCGCATTCTTCCCTTTTAGGTTGAGCTCCATTCTATCCCCCCATTTCTATCTTCATTATAACTGAAGTGAAAGGTCATGGCTGAAAATAACTCTTTAAAAAAGCGCTTACATGTTATATAATACGTTTTGCAAACCTTTTCATTTGAAAATAAAAAAAGAGTGGAGCATGAAGCTCCACCCAAAAATAGGGGGAAATGAGAATAAAAAAGCTTAAAGTCTTACCATTGTGCTTGTTTATTTCATACCCTCAAAATTATAACTGTACACCTGAATTTATGTGACAAATAAATTACAGTTCAGTAACTTTTTTTACAGCTTCAATTACTTCATCATTCGTGTGAAGCTGCAATACGTCATTGGCAAGTTCTTTCATTTCTTTGTGGTTCAAACGAGAAATTTGGGAACGGGCCTTTAAAATCGAAGTGGCGCTCATTGAAAATTCATCCAATCCTAACCCTAATAGAATTGGAATTGCAATTTCATCGCCAGCCATTTCTCCGCACATACCTGCCCATTTGCCTTCCTTATGCGCAGCATCAATTACCATTTTCACTAAGCGAAGGATGGCTGGGTTGTATGGCTGATAAAGGTAAGATACTCTTTCATTCATGCGATCTGCTGCCATTGTATATTGGATAAGGTCGTTAGTCCCAATGCTGAAGAAATCGACTTCCTTAGCAAAAAGATCCGCCATGACTGCGGTAGAGGGGATTTCGACCATGATGCCAACTTCAATGTTGTCTGCAGTCTTTACACCAGTTTCATTAAGCTTAGCCTGTTCTTCAGAAAGAATGGCTTTCGCTTCCCGGAACTCATTTAAAGTTGAAATCATCGGGAACATGATTTTTAGATTTCCATAAATACTTGCTCGCAGCAGCGCCCTCAATTGTGTTCTGAAAATATCCTGTTCTTCCAGACACAGCCTGATGGCACGGAATCCTAAAAACGGATTCATTTCTTTAGGCAGGTTAAGATATGGAAGCTCCTTATCGCCACCGATGTCCAATGTACGAACGACAACCGGCTTTCCTTCCATTCCC
This window encodes:
- a CDS encoding chemotaxis protein, whose protein sequence is MKNEKGILLESGTNELEIIEFKILNNTFGINVIKVKEIIQPVPVTKIPHSHPIVEGIIQLRGEVLPVVNLAKALEMENEKSGSSDEKYIVSEFNKQKVVFHVDHVTRIHRISWDQIEKPSEMYQGSTVQIVGVIKRDDEMVLMIDFEKILLDIDPSSGINIEKVKKLGRRERSGKKIIVAEDSPLLRKLLHDTLAEAGYVNVEFFENGKDAYAYLEEAGDSAAVNVNLVITDLEMPQMDGHHLTKKIKSNPQLSKIPVLIFSSLITDDLRHKGDMVGADGQVSKPEIAELVLKIDQFIN
- a CDS encoding NAD(P)-dependent oxidoreductase yields the protein MELRTIGFIGTGVMGQGMVRNLINEGYSVYIYNRTHSKGKVLVEEGAFWCDTIKDLSSQVDMVITMVGYPKDVEDIYFGAEGIIANAKPGTILADMTTSTPTLAKKIYKEALEKGMHAIDAPVSGGDIGAKNGTLTIMAGGDEEAFRSAGEVFRAMGKNIVYQGGAGSGQHTKMCNQIAIASNMIGVCEALVYAEKAGLNAGTVLESISFGAAGSWSLSNLAPRILKEDYSPGFFIKHFIKDMSIALEEAEKMDLKLPGLKMAKQMYEELSNDGEENSGTQALIKYWLSNE
- a CDS encoding YkyB family protein; translation: MNSHERTTSINTTTQNLARALFTVNRHAKTATNPKFLYNLKRQAICKMIKEGKAKKIGLHFSENPKFSKQQSDVLVKCGEYLFHIPPSKDDFENLTHLGQLDHSTRNPNYRMPLNQAKKLLQQYTGFKEKTDSKHKKSTYTKPVFKKLGDSFF
- the corA gene encoding magnesium/cobalt transporter CorA; amino-acid sequence: MIRTCTCLQDGTIKYDVPLRAVKDKNVKWYWVDFSNPNNNEAKQLSKVFHFHPLAIEDCLDGFSQRPKIDFYDQYFFIVLHALNVSSLDPYEVDLFINEKYIVTVHKKPVRELNNLWDQLKKKDSASQSPFSIMHAIVDKLVDDFFPPVYQIEDRLNVIEDNTEEETINELMDKLFDIRHEMSKLRRSLLPMRDLLYRILHSDRMSFLKDQQLYFQDVYDHLIKLVEMLESYREFSADVRDSYLSINSDKMNNIMMTLTVITTIFMPLTFIAGLYGMNFQYMPELRWKYSYFVVLGIMFLIAAMMFMMFVKIGWLRFGRRKKKKKRLIKIK
- a CDS encoding HD domain-containing protein — encoded protein: MHLIQKARDFAFTAHLGQKRRLSDEPYFVHAENVARLLEESGLSKECIAAGYLHDVVEDTPITMDEITNVFGDKVSMLVKANTEDKSLNWEARKLHTINSIKTASFEEKALITADKLDNASSLLKHHERLGDEMWSSFKRGKAQQVWYYQQIGEQLEKYRKHDEPSDLLEEFLKVLAKLKKLS
- a CDS encoding SDR family oxidoreductase, translated to MELNLKGKNALVAASSQGLGKAIAEALLREGANVILTSRNEEKLAQAAADLSGLDGRVAYFPCDITKYEQIKSLVQWAGKKSGSIDILINNSGGPPAGKFDELSDDEWQYAFELNLLSYVRMIREVLPLMKDAGGSIINIASSSIKEPIPGLILSNTFRTGIAGLTKTLAQELAPYNILINTVAPGRIDTDRVKHLDDLNAEKIGMHIDQFKERMKSNIPLGRYGTPDEFAKVIVFLASSSNTYMTGSTFMVDGGMVKSI
- a CDS encoding aminotransferase A, with amino-acid sequence MEHLLNQTVKNIEISGIRKFFNMVNDFDDLVSLTIGQPDFHTPLHIKEAGESAIQENFTSYTHNAGYFSLREAACDFVKEKYGLTYDPNSEVIVTVGASQALDIALRTILSKGDEVIIPGPVYPGYEPLIRLSGGVPVYTDISKNKFRMSAKLINEQITEKTKCIILPYPSNPTGVSLSKEELLEISELIKGKEIFILADEIYSEIVYEQNHVSIAKFLREQTILINGLSKSHAMTGWRIGLLFAPSIIARHILKVHQYNVSCASSISQKAAHEALANGKYDAVAMTDEYKERRDYVYERLMNMGLETVLPEGAFYFFVKIPETIKESSFDFAVKLAKEGKLAVVPGSAFSKYGEGFFRISYACAMETLKDGLDRLQRFLELHE
- a CDS encoding RDD family protein encodes the protein MEAAENQEFSYEKKPAYAGFWVRFGAYVIDSLILGIPLGIINVLIVIMFFVPTGFFDAVNETGYGEPQLTNGQVVGMLATYAFLMILNLLCSIFYFAGFHASKYQATPGKLLLGLKVTDVAGNRISFWRALGRLLAMSFLSSILMIGYIIAAFTEKKQALHDLIAGTYVVRKL